The Amycolatopsis sp. DG1A-15b genome window below encodes:
- a CDS encoding polyketide cyclase / dehydrase and lipid transport — translation MNAPPSLDIVDETFLAVPPATVAAVFAEPASWRRYWPDLVLEVYTDRGDKGLRWTVTGALVGTMEVWLEPVLDGTLLHYFLRATPADAAGTPRALAPRDLRREFDRRARAAKAIALGLKEILEDGREPGVPPRGEG, via the coding sequence GTGAACGCGCCACCCTCACTCGACATCGTCGACGAGACGTTCCTCGCCGTTCCGCCCGCCACCGTGGCCGCGGTCTTCGCCGAGCCGGCCTCCTGGCGGCGTTACTGGCCCGACCTGGTCCTCGAGGTCTACACCGACCGGGGGGACAAGGGCCTGCGCTGGACCGTGACGGGTGCCCTCGTCGGTACGATGGAGGTCTGGCTCGAGCCGGTGCTCGACGGCACCCTGCTGCACTACTTCCTGCGGGCGACCCCCGCCGACGCGGCCGGGACGCCCCGGGCGCTGGCGCCACGCGACCTGCGGCGGGAGTTCGACCGGCGGGCCCGTGCGGCGAAGGCGATCGCACTCGGGCTCAAGGAGATCCTGGAGGACGGGCGCGAGCCCGGCGTTCCTCCGCGGGGCGAGGGCTAA
- a CDS encoding metallophosphoesterase, translating to MRVHVVSDVHGNADALKRAGDGADALVVLGDLIDFVDYRDHDKGIMGALFGAEKVGEFARLRREGTRDETVAFSRTLWASLDDPGGAVDEAIRAQYATLFAAMTAPTYATPGNVDTPALWPEFTGEGVRVLDGEVAEIGGLRFGFVGGALLPDGVVPRPRKGAVWRPYLRDREDYDRSVAALEQVDVLCTHGPPALPELTYDVVARRSEIGSTALLELIRAQRPRWSVFGHVHQPLAARARVGLTECRNVGHFKETGQPYVLRW from the coding sequence GTGCGGGTACACGTCGTCTCGGACGTGCACGGCAACGCCGACGCGCTGAAGCGCGCGGGGGACGGGGCCGACGCCCTGGTCGTGCTCGGTGACCTGATCGACTTCGTCGACTACCGCGACCACGACAAGGGCATCATGGGTGCCCTGTTCGGCGCGGAGAAGGTCGGCGAGTTCGCCCGCCTGCGCCGCGAGGGCACCCGTGACGAAACCGTTGCCTTCTCGCGCACGCTCTGGGCGAGCCTCGACGACCCGGGCGGCGCGGTCGACGAGGCCATCCGCGCCCAGTACGCGACGTTGTTCGCGGCGATGACCGCGCCCACCTACGCCACGCCCGGCAACGTGGACACCCCGGCGCTGTGGCCGGAGTTCACCGGCGAGGGCGTCCGGGTGCTCGACGGCGAGGTGGCGGAGATCGGCGGCCTGCGGTTCGGGTTCGTCGGCGGCGCGCTGCTGCCCGACGGCGTCGTCCCGCGGCCCCGCAAGGGCGCTGTCTGGCGTCCCTACCTGCGGGATCGCGAGGACTACGACCGGAGCGTGGCCGCTCTCGAGCAGGTCGACGTCCTCTGCACGCACGGCCCGCCCGCGCTGCCGGAGCTGACCTACGACGTCGTCGCGCGCCGCAGCGAGATCGGCTCGACGGCGCTGCTGGAGCTGATCCGGGCCCAGCGGCCGCGCTGGTCGGTGTTCGGGCACGTCCACCAGCCCCTGGCGGCGCGCGCCCGGGTCGGCCTGACCGAGTGCCGTAACGTGGGTCACTTCAAGGAGACCGGGCAGCCCTACGTGCTGCGCTGGTGA
- a CDS encoding SRPBCC family protein produces MAEQSTQSIEVDAEPSRVMAVIADFPAYPEWAKAVRQTEVLDTDGEGRAKQVKLTLDAGPIKDVYTLEYDWDEDGLGVSWHLVKGQMQKAQNGRYALADLGGRTRVTYTLSVELALPMIGLLRRKAEKMVMDTALKELKKRAEG; encoded by the coding sequence ATGGCCGAGCAGTCCACACAGTCCATCGAGGTCGACGCCGAGCCCAGCCGGGTGATGGCCGTGATCGCCGACTTCCCCGCGTACCCGGAATGGGCCAAGGCCGTCCGGCAGACCGAGGTCCTCGACACCGACGGCGAGGGCCGGGCCAAGCAGGTCAAGCTGACCTTGGACGCGGGTCCGATCAAGGACGTCTACACCCTCGAGTACGACTGGGACGAAGACGGCCTCGGCGTCAGCTGGCACCTGGTCAAGGGCCAGATGCAGAAGGCGCAGAACGGCCGCTACGCGCTGGCCGACCTCGGCGGCCGCACGCGGGTCACCTACACGCTGTCGGTCGAGCTGGCGCTGCCGATGATCGGCCTGCTGCGCCGCAAGGCCGAGAAGATGGTCATGGACACCGCGCTGAAGGAGCTCAAGAAGCGGGCCGAGGGCTAG